From Frateuria aurantia DSM 6220, one genomic window encodes:
- the lptB gene encoding LPS export ABC transporter ATP-binding protein encodes MLAAANLQKRFKARQVVKDFGFDIAEGEVVGLLGPNGAGKTTCFYMVVGLVEADGGKITLDEQDITDLPMHQRAKMGIGYLPQEASVFRRLSVSDNILAVLELREGLTASQRKQELESLLDELKITHIADQKGISLSGGERRRVEIARALAARPRYMLLDEPFAGVDPISVGEIQRIVLHLKDRGIGVLITDHNVRETLGICDRAYILSDGGVLSKGSPAHILADAKVREVYLGKEFRL; translated from the coding sequence ATGCTGGCAGCGGCAAATCTGCAGAAGCGGTTCAAGGCCCGCCAGGTCGTCAAGGATTTCGGCTTCGACATTGCCGAAGGCGAGGTAGTCGGTCTGCTCGGGCCCAACGGCGCGGGCAAGACTACCTGTTTCTACATGGTGGTCGGTCTGGTCGAGGCCGACGGCGGCAAGATCACGCTGGACGAGCAGGACATCACCGATCTGCCCATGCACCAGCGGGCCAAGATGGGCATCGGCTATCTGCCCCAAGAAGCCTCGGTATTCCGCCGCCTGAGCGTGAGCGACAATATTCTTGCCGTACTAGAACTGCGCGAAGGCCTGACGGCCAGCCAGCGCAAGCAGGAGCTGGAAAGCCTGCTGGACGAACTGAAGATCACCCATATCGCGGACCAGAAAGGCATCAGCCTTTCCGGCGGCGAGCGCAGGCGCGTGGAAATCGCCCGGGCTCTGGCGGCCCGACCCCGCTATATGCTGCTGGACGAACCTTTTGCCGGCGTCGACCCGATTTCGGTGGGTGAAATCCAGCGCATCGTGCTGCATCTCAAGGATCGCGGCATCGGCGTGCTGATCACCGACCACAATGTGCGTGAAACCCTGGGCATCTGTGATCGCGCCTATATCCTCAGTGACGGCGGCGTATTGTCGAAGGGCTCGCCGGCCCACATCCTGGCCGATGCCAAGGTCCGCGAAGTGTATCTGGGCAAGGAATTCCGGCTGTGA
- a CDS encoding KpsF/GutQ family sugar-phosphate isomerase gives MDPLQFMAPVDDRTIIENARRVILTEAASIQSLADRVEQAFAAACRLILECQGRIVVSGMGKSGHVARKIAATLASTGTPAFFVHPGEASHGDLGMVQPHDVMLLLSNSGETDELLFILPFLKRQGTALIAMTGHAGSALARQADIHLDAAVETEACPLGLAPTTSTTAAMVLGDALAVALLEARGFTADDFARSHPAGNLGRRLLVRISDVMHSGEALPRVRINAKLSEALMEMSRTRLGITAVIDDAGILRGVFSDGDLRRVLDDHRVDLREAEVGSLMSRTPITIGADQLASEAARMMEQHQVHALLVVNTAQQLVGALNIHDLLRARVV, from the coding sequence ATGGATCCGCTCCAATTTATGGCACCGGTGGATGATCGCACCATCATCGAAAACGCCCGCCGGGTCATTCTGACTGAGGCCGCTTCGATACAATCGCTGGCGGACCGGGTCGAGCAGGCCTTTGCCGCCGCCTGCCGCCTGATCCTGGAATGCCAGGGGCGAATCGTGGTCTCCGGCATGGGCAAGTCCGGCCATGTAGCCCGCAAGATTGCCGCAACGCTGGCCTCTACCGGCACGCCGGCCTTTTTCGTCCATCCCGGCGAAGCCAGTCATGGCGACCTCGGCATGGTGCAGCCCCACGACGTGATGTTGCTGCTGTCCAATTCCGGCGAGACCGATGAACTGCTGTTCATCCTGCCGTTTCTGAAGCGCCAGGGCACCGCCCTGATCGCGATGACCGGCCATGCCGGCTCGGCTCTGGCACGGCAGGCGGATATTCACCTTGATGCAGCGGTGGAAACCGAAGCCTGCCCTCTGGGTCTGGCCCCGACTACCAGCACCACCGCCGCGATGGTGCTGGGTGATGCCTTGGCAGTCGCCTTGCTGGAAGCCCGCGGATTCACGGCGGATGATTTTGCGCGTTCCCACCCCGCCGGCAACCTCGGGCGGCGCCTGCTGGTGCGTATCAGCGATGTGATGCACAGCGGCGAGGCCCTGCCCAGGGTCCGGATCAACGCCAAGCTGTCGGAGGCGCTGATGGAAATGTCCCGCACCCGGCTGGGGATCACCGCGGTGATCGACGACGCCGGCATCCTGCGCGGGGTGTTCAGCGACGGCGACCTGCGCAGGGTGCTGGACGATCACCGGGTTGATCTGCGCGAGGCCGAGGTCGGTTCGCTGATGAGCCGGACCCCCATCACCATCGGTGCGGACCAACTGGCCAGCGAGGCTGCCCGGATGATGGAGCAGCATCAGGTGCATGCCCTGCTGGTGGTCAATACGGCCCAGCAGTTGGTCGGCGCCCTGAACATCCACGACCTGCTGCGCGCGCGCGTGGTCTGA
- the lptC gene encoding LPS export ABC transporter periplasmic protein LptC, with product MTLLLLAGASQTLLWWIQPPPRINDTLGPPRSGYTVKQFQAYLYNADGAPGLRISGPLLERRDNDDSLFLTTPHFVMPSHVATVPDWSGDSDYGWVNRRGDLVMLQGKVFMHRDAYAQTPATEIHSANMTGWPKDNRLATDELAIMTQGGTMLRGVGMRANLDTNELELLHDVHGTYPPRAPTARGRYKHRPARPAADPGTGRGTLG from the coding sequence GTGACCCTGCTGCTGCTGGCCGGCGCCAGCCAGACTCTGCTGTGGTGGATTCAGCCGCCCCCGCGGATCAACGACACCCTGGGGCCACCCCGCTCGGGCTACACCGTCAAACAGTTTCAGGCCTACCTGTACAATGCCGACGGCGCGCCCGGCCTGCGCATCAGCGGGCCCTTGCTGGAGCGGCGCGACAATGACGACTCGCTGTTCCTGACCACGCCGCATTTCGTGATGCCCAGCCATGTCGCCACGGTTCCTGACTGGAGCGGCGACTCGGACTACGGCTGGGTCAACCGCCGCGGCGATCTGGTCATGCTGCAGGGCAAGGTGTTCATGCATCGCGATGCCTACGCCCAGACCCCCGCCACCGAAATCCACAGCGCCAACATGACCGGCTGGCCCAAGGACAACAGGTTGGCGACAGACGAACTTGCCATCATGACCCAAGGCGGCACGATGCTGCGCGGCGTCGGCATGCGCGCTAATCTAGATACGAATGAACTGGAACTTCTCCATGATGTCCACGGCACCTATCCGCCACGCGCTCCGACAGCGCGGGGTCGCTACAAGCACCGTCCTGCTCGCCCTGCTGCTGATCCCGGCACTGGCCGCGGCACGCTCGGATGA
- the lptA gene encoding lipopolysaccharide transport periplasmic protein LptA yields MMSTAPIRHALRQRGVATSTVLLALLLIPALAAARSDDRQKPINYVANSSDIQNRPNGVTTLRKHVVITQGTIKGTGDLARIYLDADSQVDHVVLTGTQPQAHIEELDDEGNLMTGDADTITYAYNSGIAVLTGHAVAKQAGRGEFHGDKLTYDTHQSLITGQSNGDGLVHGVILPKTPPAASGKPASGTLQPARDHAAPAPATASSASRH; encoded by the coding sequence ATGATGTCCACGGCACCTATCCGCCACGCGCTCCGACAGCGCGGGGTCGCTACAAGCACCGTCCTGCTCGCCCTGCTGCTGATCCCGGCACTGGCCGCGGCACGCTCGGATGACCGGCAGAAGCCGATCAACTACGTCGCCAATTCCTCGGACATCCAGAATCGGCCCAATGGCGTCACCACCCTGCGCAAGCACGTGGTGATCACCCAGGGCACGATCAAGGGCACAGGCGATCTGGCCAGGATCTACCTGGATGCCGACAGCCAGGTGGATCATGTAGTGCTGACCGGGACCCAGCCCCAGGCGCATATCGAAGAACTGGACGACGAAGGCAATCTGATGACCGGCGATGCCGACACCATCACCTATGCCTACAACAGCGGCATCGCGGTGCTGACCGGCCATGCCGTGGCCAAGCAGGCCGGGCGTGGCGAGTTCCATGGCGACAAGCTGACCTATGACACCCATCAGAGCCTGATCACCGGCCAGAGCAACGGTGACGGCCTGGTCCATGGCGTGATCCTGCCCAAGACCCCCCCTGCCGCCAGCGGCAAACCGGCCAGCGGCACCCTGCAGCCGGCACGCGACCACGCCGCACCGGCACCGGCCACCGCCAGCAGCGCGAGCCGGCACTGA
- a CDS encoding KdsC family phosphatase has product MNAMYLADLPAEVLARAAAIRLAAFDVDGTLTDGRLPFSAEGQDHKVFHVHDGLGLKQLQHHGIAVAIITARSSEAVSRRMAELGIRHVYQGARDKRACLHQLLNELDLQPEQAAFVGDDLPDLAPMRIAGLGIAVANAHPWLAAQAHWQTRSRGGEGAAREVSDLLLQAQGRQDEVLQSWY; this is encoded by the coding sequence ATGAATGCCATGTATCTTGCCGACCTGCCTGCCGAAGTGCTCGCCCGCGCCGCCGCCATCCGTCTGGCGGCCTTCGATGTGGACGGGACCCTGACCGACGGACGCCTGCCGTTCAGCGCCGAAGGCCAGGACCACAAGGTCTTTCATGTGCATGACGGTCTGGGCCTGAAACAGCTGCAGCACCATGGCATCGCCGTGGCCATCATCACGGCGCGCTCCAGCGAAGCCGTCAGCCGGCGCATGGCCGAACTTGGCATCCGTCACGTCTATCAGGGAGCCCGCGACAAACGCGCTTGCCTGCACCAGCTGCTGAATGAGCTGGACCTTCAGCCCGAACAGGCCGCCTTCGTCGGTGATGACCTGCCTGACCTGGCGCCGATGCGCATCGCCGGGCTGGGCATTGCGGTGGCCAATGCCCACCCCTGGCTGGCTGCACAGGCGCATTGGCAGACCCGCTCGCGCGGCGGCGAGGGCGCGGCGCGAGAGGTCAGTGATCTGCTGCTGCAAGCCCAGGGCCGTCAGGACGAGGTACTCCAGTCGTGGTATTGA
- a CDS encoding chloride channel protein encodes MTPDPAPGAPSSKSASHHSAPRSRVYGRYLGRRIHSSEWLSPRQWQRRILFWSGAIIVGLAAVGFAWASDAAYAQFSRLVQHGRFWPFIVTPAVFAFLSWATSGPLKATRGSGIPQAIAALQVENERFRHGLLSLKVAIGKMALTLLALLGGASVGREGPTVHVGAGLLYTLGRRFGLADAASAGRFILAGSAAGLAAAFNTPLAGVVFAIEEMSGAFEHRMSGVILTAVIMSGVVSLGILGNYAYFGRFDIVLPLGRAWIAVVACGLVCGLMGGLYARLIQPGSRGIVGWVAATRGRNPVLFAAGCGLALVLLSQLTHHGLYGTGYAQAKSILQQDDDAAVPFFGILKMLGNIACSWAGIPGGFFSPSLAVGAGLGQNISHFLPAIDPSAVVLLGMTAYLAGVTQAPLTSTVISMELTANQQMVLPIMAAALLARAASALVCRKPVYRALADVVVKAYEQETQRQHGHRDAEAHEVAARGGVTGHAVAEQKPH; translated from the coding sequence ATGACCCCTGACCCAGCTCCCGGCGCCCCGTCCTCCAAGTCGGCCTCCCACCACTCCGCTCCCCGCAGCCGCGTCTACGGCCGATATCTGGGGCGCAGGATCCATTCTTCGGAGTGGCTGTCACCCCGCCAATGGCAGCGGCGCATCCTGTTCTGGAGCGGTGCGATCATCGTCGGCCTGGCGGCGGTCGGCTTTGCCTGGGCCTCGGATGCCGCCTATGCGCAGTTCAGTCGGCTGGTCCAGCACGGCCGGTTCTGGCCTTTTATCGTGACTCCGGCCGTGTTCGCTTTTCTCAGCTGGGCCACCAGCGGCCCCTTGAAAGCGACGCGGGGCTCCGGCATCCCCCAGGCCATTGCGGCACTGCAGGTCGAAAACGAGCGCTTTCGCCACGGTCTCCTGTCACTGAAGGTCGCCATCGGCAAGATGGCGCTGACCCTGCTGGCCCTGCTGGGCGGCGCCTCGGTCGGGCGCGAAGGGCCGACCGTGCATGTCGGCGCCGGCTTGCTGTATACCTTGGGCAGACGCTTCGGCCTGGCCGATGCCGCTTCGGCGGGCCGTTTTATCCTGGCCGGCTCGGCCGCCGGACTGGCGGCAGCCTTCAACACCCCGCTGGCCGGCGTCGTCTTCGCCATCGAGGAAATGAGCGGGGCCTTCGAGCACCGCATGAGCGGCGTGATACTGACCGCCGTGATCATGTCCGGCGTGGTCTCGTTGGGCATTCTCGGCAATTACGCCTATTTCGGCCGTTTCGACATTGTGCTGCCACTGGGTCGGGCCTGGATCGCCGTCGTGGCCTGCGGCCTGGTCTGCGGCCTGATGGGCGGTCTCTATGCCCGTCTGATCCAACCCGGCAGTCGTGGCATTGTCGGCTGGGTTGCCGCCACTCGCGGCCGCAACCCGGTGCTGTTCGCCGCCGGCTGCGGCCTGGCTCTGGTGCTGCTGAGCCAGCTCACTCACCACGGCCTGTACGGCACCGGCTACGCCCAGGCCAAAAGCATTCTGCAGCAGGATGACGATGCCGCCGTCCCCTTCTTCGGGATCCTGAAGATGCTGGGCAATATCGCCTGCTCCTGGGCCGGCATCCCTGGCGGCTTCTTCTCGCCGTCACTGGCTGTCGGTGCCGGACTGGGCCAGAACATCAGCCACTTCCTGCCGGCCATCGATCCCAGCGCGGTGGTGCTGCTGGGCATGACCGCCTATCTGGCCGGCGTGACCCAGGCGCCGCTGACCTCCACCGTGATCTCGATGGAATTGACTGCCAACCAGCAGATGGTGCTGCCGATCATGGCGGCGGCCTTGCTGGCCCGCGCCGCTTCGGCCCTGGTCTGCCGCAAGCCGGTTTATCGTGCGCTGGCCGACGTGGTGGTCAAGGCCTATGAGCAGGAAACCCAGCGCCAGCACGGACATCGCGACGCCGAAGCCCATGAAGTGGCCGCCCGGGGGGGCGTTACAGGCCATGCGGTGGCCGAACAGAAACCGCATTGA
- a CDS encoding BolA family protein, with protein MDAASIKALIESGLPGASAQVQGDDGVHFEATVIAEQFAGKLPLARHRLVYATLGDLMGGAIHALALVTQTPAEAGTAQA; from the coding sequence ATGGACGCTGCCAGTATCAAGGCACTGATTGAAAGCGGTCTTCCCGGCGCCTCGGCGCAGGTGCAAGGCGATGACGGAGTGCATTTCGAGGCGACGGTGATTGCCGAGCAGTTCGCCGGCAAGCTGCCGCTGGCCCGGCACCGGCTGGTCTACGCCACCCTCGGCGATTTGATGGGCGGGGCGATTCATGCCCTTGCACTGGTCACCCAGACCCCGGCCGAGGCTGGCACGGCTCAGGCCTGA
- the murA gene encoding UDP-N-acetylglucosamine 1-carboxyvinyltransferase produces MAKILINGGVPLNGEVAISGAKNAVLPILVSCLLADEPVTIGNVPHLHDVTTTMELLGQLGAQLVMDDRMEIQVDPRTTNNFVAPYDLVKTMRASILVLGPLVARYGHAEVSLPGGCAIGSRPVDQHIRGLQALGAEVSVENGFIKARATRLKGARVVMDMVTVTGTENIMMAAALASGTTVIENAAQEPEVVDLAMCLNAMGAQIEGAGTSSMVIHGVERLHGAHYNVLPDRIETGTFLVGAAMTGGKVRARNTRADTLDAVLSKLEETGAHVSTGDDWIELDMGGRRPKAVDLTTAPYPAFPTDMQAQFTALNCIAEGTGIITETVFENRFMHAQELQRLGADIRIEGNTVIIRGVKEMSGAPIMATDLRASACLVLAGLVAQGETTVDRVYHIDRGYENIEEKLSGLGARIRRIAG; encoded by the coding sequence ATGGCGAAGATTTTGATCAATGGCGGTGTTCCCCTGAATGGCGAAGTCGCCATTTCCGGCGCCAAAAACGCGGTATTGCCCATACTGGTGTCCTGTCTGCTGGCCGATGAACCGGTCACCATCGGCAACGTGCCGCATCTGCACGATGTCACCACCACCATGGAGCTGCTGGGGCAGCTGGGTGCGCAGTTGGTGATGGATGACCGGATGGAAATCCAGGTCGATCCGCGGACCACCAACAACTTCGTCGCGCCCTATGATCTGGTCAAGACCATGCGCGCCTCGATCCTGGTGCTCGGCCCGCTGGTGGCCCGTTATGGCCACGCCGAGGTCTCGCTGCCTGGTGGCTGCGCCATCGGTTCACGGCCGGTGGATCAGCATATCCGAGGCCTGCAGGCGCTGGGGGCGGAGGTCTCGGTGGAGAACGGCTTCATCAAGGCTCGTGCCACGCGGCTGAAGGGCGCTCGCGTGGTGATGGACATGGTGACGGTCACCGGCACCGAAAACATCATGATGGCGGCGGCCCTGGCGTCCGGCACCACCGTGATCGAAAACGCCGCCCAGGAGCCCGAAGTCGTCGATCTGGCGATGTGCCTGAACGCGATGGGCGCGCAGATCGAGGGGGCCGGCACCTCCAGCATGGTGATCCATGGCGTGGAGCGGCTGCATGGCGCGCATTACAATGTGCTGCCGGACCGTATCGAGACCGGTACCTTCCTGGTCGGCGCGGCGATGACCGGCGGCAAGGTGCGCGCCCGCAACACCCGTGCCGACACGCTGGATGCCGTGCTCTCCAAGCTGGAAGAGACCGGCGCGCACGTCAGTACCGGTGACGACTGGATCGAGCTGGACATGGGCGGTCGCCGTCCCAAGGCCGTGGATCTGACCACGGCCCCGTATCCGGCTTTTCCCACCGACATGCAGGCGCAGTTCACCGCGCTGAACTGCATCGCCGAGGGCACCGGCATCATCACCGAGACCGTGTTCGAAAACCGCTTCATGCATGCCCAGGAACTGCAGCGGCTGGGCGCCGATATCCGGATCGAGGGCAATACCGTCATCATCCGCGGGGTCAAGGAAATGAGCGGTGCGCCGATCATGGCTACCGATCTGCGCGCCTCGGCCTGTCTGGTGCTGGCCGGGCTGGTTGCCCAGGGCGAAACCACGGTGGATCGCGTATACCACATCGATCGTGGCTACGAGAACATCGAGGAAAAGCTCAGCGGCCTCGGTGCACGGATCCGTCGCATCGCCGGTTGA
- the recD gene encoding exodeoxyribonuclease V subunit alpha, translated as MNAVVMHGLEDRSATLELLAQWSTQDWLRPLDLALARFFADLDPQAPPLLLLAAALVSHQLGQGHVCLDFGSTLANPDFALSLPPEGQRPDPGTVMPSQLLAGIEATQWLAALTPSPLVGHAAPGSSPLVLAGQALYLRRYWNYETGVARQIAARTSPALHAPPRLAERLETLFPEPTDTTDWQKIACALAASGPFSLITGGPGTGKTTTVVKLLALLQQAAMDEGTPLRLSLAAPTGKAAARLTESIGAQVSQLPVTEAVRERIPSEVTTVHRLLGRVPNSRRFRHHAGHKLSLDVLVVDEASMIDLEMMFHLLAALPDTARLILLGDKDQLASVEAGAVLGDLCRDAELGHYSPSTADWLRRQGIGRLEDPALQPGDEHQRLAQHTVMLRRSRRFGHDSGIGRLARAVNAGDAVEADAVLHERPHDVLHLSCKGPDDPALDRLLLDGQGGAAGYAAYLQRLHQRPADDAETGVWHAWAADILQAFERFRLLTAVRKGPWGVEQMNLRITQALQRQGLLSAGPTWFEGRPVMVTRNDYSLGLMNGDVGITLRLPLSDTDGQRRHGLRVVFPRNDGSNALRWVLPSRLGAVETVFAMTVHKSQGSEFAHTALLLPDRLSPVLTRELIYTGITRARTHFSLIETRSGLFPQAVQRRVVRRSGLRALIGG; from the coding sequence ATGAATGCCGTCGTGATGCACGGTCTGGAGGATCGCTCCGCCACCCTGGAGCTGCTCGCCCAGTGGAGCACACAGGATTGGCTGCGACCGCTGGACCTGGCCCTGGCGCGTTTTTTTGCCGATCTGGACCCGCAGGCGCCGCCCTTGCTTCTGCTGGCCGCTGCCCTAGTCAGCCATCAGCTGGGTCAGGGCCACGTCTGCCTGGACTTCGGCAGTACCCTGGCCAACCCCGACTTCGCGCTGTCGCTGCCACCGGAAGGTCAGCGCCCCGATCCCGGTACCGTGATGCCGTCCCAGCTGCTGGCTGGGATAGAGGCCACGCAATGGCTGGCCGCACTGACTCCCAGTCCGTTGGTCGGACACGCCGCGCCAGGCTCCAGTCCACTGGTGCTTGCCGGTCAGGCCTTGTATCTGCGTCGATACTGGAATTACGAAACCGGTGTCGCCCGCCAGATCGCCGCGCGGACAAGCCCCGCCCTGCATGCACCGCCCCGTCTTGCCGAACGGCTGGAGACCTTGTTCCCGGAACCCACCGACACCACCGATTGGCAAAAGATTGCCTGCGCACTGGCCGCCTCCGGCCCTTTCAGCCTGATCACCGGCGGACCCGGCACCGGCAAGACCACCACCGTGGTCAAGCTGCTGGCCCTGCTGCAACAGGCAGCCATGGATGAGGGCACGCCCCTGCGGCTGAGCCTCGCCGCGCCCACCGGCAAGGCGGCGGCACGCCTGACCGAGTCAATCGGCGCCCAGGTTAGCCAGCTGCCGGTGACCGAAGCGGTCCGCGAGCGGATTCCCTCCGAGGTGACCACCGTGCACCGGCTGCTGGGTCGGGTACCCAACAGTCGACGCTTCCGCCATCATGCGGGTCACAAGCTGTCTCTGGACGTGCTGGTGGTCGACGAAGCCTCGATGATCGACCTGGAAATGATGTTCCATCTGCTGGCTGCGCTGCCCGACACGGCACGGCTGATCCTGCTGGGCGACAAGGACCAGCTTGCCTCGGTGGAAGCCGGCGCGGTACTGGGCGACCTGTGCCGGGATGCCGAGCTGGGCCATTACAGTCCCTCCACCGCCGACTGGCTGCGCCGCCAGGGCATCGGCCGCCTCGAAGACCCGGCCCTGCAGCCAGGTGACGAACATCAGCGACTGGCCCAGCATACGGTGATGCTGCGTCGCTCCCGCCGTTTCGGCCATGACTCGGGCATCGGCCGTCTGGCCCGAGCGGTCAACGCCGGCGATGCCGTCGAGGCCGATGCGGTTCTGCACGAGCGGCCCCATGACGTGCTGCACCTGAGCTGCAAGGGACCAGATGATCCCGCGCTGGATCGGCTTCTGCTCGACGGCCAAGGCGGCGCTGCGGGCTATGCGGCCTATCTGCAACGCCTGCATCAACGCCCGGCAGATGATGCCGAGACCGGAGTCTGGCACGCCTGGGCGGCGGACATCCTGCAGGCCTTCGAGCGCTTTCGCCTGCTCACCGCCGTCCGCAAGGGCCCCTGGGGCGTGGAACAGATGAATCTGCGGATCACCCAGGCCCTGCAGCGACAGGGACTGCTGAGCGCCGGACCGACCTGGTTCGAAGGCCGGCCAGTGATGGTCACCCGCAACGACTACAGCCTGGGACTGATGAATGGCGATGTCGGCATCACGCTGCGACTGCCCTTGTCCGACACCGATGGGCAGCGCCGTCACGGTTTGCGGGTGGTGTTTCCCCGCAATGACGGCAGCAACGCCTTGCGATGGGTGCTGCCCAGCCGTCTGGGTGCGGTCGAGACCGTGTTCGCGATGACCGTGCACAAATCGCAGGGCTCCGAATTCGCCCACACGGCGCTGCTCCTGCCGGACAGACTCAGCCCGGTGCTCACTCGCGAGCTGATCTATACCGGCATCACTCGCGCAAGAACGCATTTCAGCCTGATCGAGACGCGCTCGGGACTGTTTCCCCAGGCCGTGCAACGCCGGGTCGTGCGCCGCAGCGGACTGCGCGCCCTGATCGGCGGATAG